CCATGAATTACAGAAGTAAATTGATAAGGAAAATGAAAATAATTGATCACAAATATTTTTGTCTGTAAGCAATATCAGAGGGCATAACAGGTTTCTGTTAGCTaactaacattttttttaaaaacccaataAAGGCTACCTTTCCTAATGGGAAATTAGTGTTGAAGCAAAACCAACAAATTTCTtgtaaagggaaatcatgtttaaccaatttattggagttctttgaaggaatcacgtgttgtggataaaggggaactggtggatatactgtacttaaatttccagaaggcatttgataaagcaccacatcaaaggttattgcagaaaataaaagttcatggtgtgggggtaaccatattgacatggatagaagattggctagctaacaggaagcagagttggcataaatgagtttttctggttggcaggatgtgacgagtggtgtgccacaggatcaatgctgggtcctcaacttttttacaatttatataaatgactcggatgaagggaccaaaggagtggttgctaaatttgctgatgacacacaaataggtaggaaagtaagtcgaagaggatgtaaggaggctacaaaagcacataggttaaatgagtggacaaagGTTTGACAAATGGGGTATAATTATGTTATCTGTGAAAttcatccattttggcaggaagaatttaaaaaaaaagcttattatctaaaaggtgagattgcagagttctgagattcatGCACTGGaccacccagattcctctgaatcacaaaaggctggtctacaggtacagcaagtatattaggaaaactaatagaatgttataatttattgcaaggggaattgaatacaaaagtagggagactatgcttcagttgtacagagcactggtgagatcacatctggagcacAGTGTTCTGTACTGACCtcctttatttaaggaaagatgtaaatgtgttagaagcagttcagagaacatttattagactaataccaagaatggatgggttatcttatgaggaaaggttgcacaggttaggcttgtatccattagagtttagaagagtaaaaggcagcttgattgaaacctttaaaatcctgagggatcttgacaggatggatgtggagaggatgtttcctcttgtgggagaatctaaaagtAGGGGTCGCTGCTTAGAAGTAAGGGGTTGCTCGTTTAAGAACGAGATGAGTTTTTTTGAGTGTTGAGATTCTTTGGAACActgttcctcaaaaggtagtgaaTGCAGAgtctctgccttcaaaatattcaaagctagatagattcttgattagcaagtGGTGAAAGTTtctcgggggtaggcaggaatgggagttgaggttacagtcaagtcagccataattttattgaatggtggagcaggctccaggggctgagtggccaactcctcctaatttgtatgtgtatgtaaatgcaagctgctgAGAAGATAATGAAGATGACCTGATCAGTCTAAGCTGCCATGCAGTTCTGACTATTCTTACTTGAATTAGCCTTTATCTGCTTAAGTGAAAGATCTGCTGGAGGTTGACTTCTGCAAATTTGGTTCTGTACATAGCAATGGGGATGTATAGTTATAATTTTGATATTCATTATGATCATTTATAATATTTCTGAATAGGGTATTTTTTGAAAATTTTCCTATGATTTTCTGAAAGATTTAATTAACATCAGGGATTTATTTTGAAACAGCTTTAATGAGAGTGTCTTGTATTAGTGTTCTATGATGTAAGTTTCCTAAatgattctttttttaaaacagaaccaAAATTTAATCCTAGGTAATCAACAAAAATATTCAACCAATAACTGAATATGAATTGACTTTAATGTTGAGATTAGTTTGCTTCTTAGTAGCCATGCAGCTCAAGCAGTGTTTCTCACTTGCATCAGATTTGGTTTGTCGCCCTTGGTTTACCCACATTATTGCTGATTTTTGACTCTGCCATCGCAAGGAACCaagtgggtttgggtgagtgggGAAAGAAGAGATCCTGAAGGTCGATTACTTTGAATACATTTTTTCACTTGCTGTTGACAAGCTTCCAGTGTTGCTGTTTTCTGAGGGCAAACAGTATATTCATTTCCTTTTGGCAAGGACTGTTGCATTTGTTCTGGAGCAGAGAATTTTCAAACTAGAACCAAGGTGGTCCACAGTCATTATGTGATTTTTATCTGCAGCTGACCTGCATGTGGTGAGCTCTGTTTTGAGTGAAGTACTTTGCTTCTTTTCAAGCTCTGCATTTAACTTGTTATTTCTTTTGCTGTATGGATTAGTCTTCTGCAAATATAGTCCTGTTTATccgtcttttgtttttgcagaatGAATTGACCCAGCTACTTCAGCCTCTCTCCAATAAAATTCTTCAGATCCAAGAATTCAGAGAGAAAAAACGTGCAAGCAAACAGTTCAATCATCTATCGGCAATTAGTGAGAGCATTCCTGGTCTGGGATGGTTGGCAATTGTAAGTATTCTATTTGTTCAACTAAGCAAGCTATTTTGCTCAGTAGTGTTAATAGGAGAGCAGTGATCTAATTTGATATGGCATGCAATCATTATATTTGATACAAGACTTGCTCATTTTTCATATATGGACACTTTGATAGCTACTTAACTTAGAGATTTATTCAATTTCAAGGTTTaagtaaactttaaaaaaaaaattaaaattctaTAAATTCTATTCCCGGTTTAGTTCCCAGTATTAAGAGGTGCAAattgacactctgcctggattagTTTGGCTCTCATAAAATCACTTGTTTGTTGGGCAAAATGGCAAAGTGTGTGCAGCCTGAAGATGAGCAAAGTGAAAGCAAACTGTCTTGTGGGCACAATCCCTACCAATTATAGGCCTGTTGGTGTTGACACAATTTACCTGTTATACATGATGGGCATTCAAACTGTAATTGTTTCATTGCTAAAAAACCTATGTGTCTTATTTGAACGTAACCAATTGATGTGATTCGTGCGAACATCTCATCTGACTATCAAGATATTTTTGACATGGAGTGATGAACTTTTCTCATGCATTTTTCTTACAAAGGGCTTTCTGCAGAATGCATGAACTCTCCATTTTGCAGTTGCCTCTTGTAAGTGTTAGCAACTGCATCTGAATCAGTATCAATGAAAATAATCTCATTCAGGTGCAAACAGCTGATTGTTTAATGACCTGACTTTGCCCAAAATTAGCAGAACCTTTTTTAAATTGGTAAATAGAAGAGATTAGTGAAGTGCAGAAAACTTGTTGAACTGCCTGTAATTGAGTCCTATGTAAATGGAAAAAGGTTAGTGTACCTCACCTTGTGGTTGCCCATGGTTAACGCTACTCTTGGGTGGTTGCCCATGATGAGCATAGATGGTGTAAGTGGTGGGTATTGTATGTGTGAATGCTTTTCTCTTTGGAATCATGAGGCGGCACTACAGCTTCTGTACATAACATTGTAAAATTGTGGCATTCCATGAGTAAAGAACAATATGATTTTATGTGAGAACTAACGAAGACTTTTTCCTTCTAGGCTCCCAAACCTGGTCCTTATGTTAAGGAGATGACCGACGCTGCTACGTTTTATACCAATAGGGTTCTGAAGGAGTACAAAGACACGTATGACTGCCATTTATTATCATTCCCCCTGGGCTCCTTTTGCACTTAGAAAATTTTGAatcttaaaatgtttattttcctGGGTTAATTTGCTGTACATAATTTTCCAGAGTAGCATAGTGGCAACTTTATTATTTTTATCTCATAATTTAAACCAAAATCCTCAGATCTTCTAAACTGTACATAGTTTCTACATATCCACATCAACAATACAAAAAGAACAACTAAAATTGAAGTATTTTGAATATATAGTGATGTTTTTAAAGTTGATGCTTTGTGTCCACATACTTCAATTTGGATAATCCTGTAATAATTATATAATACCCAGGTCATAAAAGCatcatttttctttctctttgtttCTGTCTACCAATTACCTCAGTCTTGTTGGTGAACCAGAGTCAGAGTAAGCATGTGGTGATCCACAGGTGAATCTTTCAAAAATTTTGGTATTGGTAATGCTACAGAATGTAATGTCAGAATAGCAAAATAAATTGGCATGTATCATTTGATCTTTCAGTTGTAACCTTAAAGATGATCCTGAACTCAAAATGGcagctattttttttttgcagttaaCTTTCCATGAATATTTTATGCAATTCTTCATGTACACGAAGATATACTTTTATCTGTAAATTCCTATCTGTAAACTGTGCAAACAGATTCTGTCCTTCATGGTACCCCCACATTACTCATTTCTGGTCCATCTATGCAAAGATTGAGGGGTCcgggaggatgttttccctggtggAGAAATCTAGGATTAGGtggtacagtttcaaaataaggggtctcccatttaaggcagagatgaggagtttCTTGAGGGCTGTTAGTGTTTAGAATTCTCTTCTCAGtgagcagggtcactgaatatattcaaggttgagatagacagatttttgattggcaaggagtagagggttatggggggcagacaggaaagcggaTTTAAGGCCccaatcacatcagccatgatcttattgaatggtggagcaggctcaaagtgtCAAAAGGCCTACTCCTTTCCTATGTTCTAAACTGTATTAAATTTCCCACATGTGGATACCAGAACCCATCCCTGTGTTCCCTGCCTGCTCATACTCTGCAGCCAGCCTCTGCACTTGGTTttgaaaataacattttaaaatcagaatcagtctggaaatggaagtggggacaTCAAGGGGAAGACTGGGAAGGGGGAGTTTGGGTGAATCATCCCCAACTGCCTTGAATAATGATGCAAAATCACAAATATTGCACTAAGCAACAAAGAAAAGATCTATAACAGTAGATCCATAACCATCCAGTTGTTTAATTCTTCCTACTTGAAAATTTTTAACTCCTCCAAGACTCTGGCTGTTGGTTTTTTCTCAACCACAGTCACTGTAGTAGCAACTCCAGGGCAAGCCATTATTTGTCTGGACCCAGAGCTAGATGCAGCAGGATAGTGATAGAAATACCTGCTGCTCCCAGCATTGAAGCTCCCAGCACCTCTGCCATAAATTCCACCCCAACTCAAATTTCCTGCTTGTATATAGATGAGATGTACTGTCATTGGGGTAAGAGGTGAGTTGCACAGAAAAACAAATAAAGATAGATGGAAGGAGAAGCTTGTAGATAAGTGATATTTAACCTGACTAACTCTTTTCAATTTCAGTGATAAAAAGCATGTGGAATGGGTTAAGGCCTATATAAGCTTCTGGACTGAACTTCAAGCATACATCAAAGCAAACCACACCACTGGGCTTTCATGGAGCAAGACTGTAAGTGCCCTAGTTTTCTGTATGGAATGATTTGGTGCTGGTCTCCTCTGGCTCACTAGAATATTCCTGTCATATTGAGCCATACAGACCAGGTTGGCATCAAGTTCATGGAGTTCAGCCAGTGTTAGTAAAGGGAATGCACCAGTTCATCTCTTACTAGCTTTGCAAGAATCACTGTTAATGCAATTGTTGCGAGTCAGTGATCCCTGCTTGAAATTTCCTGTTTGTGTGGGCATCTGGTGAAATGATGTTGTCATCATCGGCTACTCATGCTTTTCATTCTTGCCCTTGGCTGCCACAGTAAAATATCCTACTTTTTGCTGTTGAGGATTTGGCATGAAGACAGCAACTTAATTCTGATATTCCTCCCCTCAGTCCAGGGATGCTGAGGCCATTAGTTATGTCTCATTTGCTCCCTACCTTAAGATAAGGTAATGGTAGATATTAGGAACCAAACCTGGGATGTTGTAATCTGCATGCTGTGCCTTTGATGCATTTACTCTCCAGTGTATTGGGAGCTCAAAGACTTTCATCCTGAGTAAAAGATTACTCTGAATTTTCAAATTACAGTATTCAAAAATTACTTTGGGGAAATGggagcatgtggaacagatactCTGACCATCATTAAGGGAcccatttacttgcagaagtgGCAGCATGGAAATTAGTCAACTGCAATACATGCTCCTCATCTGGAAATGAGTGTTTATAAGTATCTAATACTTTAACTAAAACTTAAATGGTGTGGTCTTTTAGACATTCCCACTAAAAGCAGATACTTTATTCATTTTGCATATTGGTTAGAAATATGCATGAAATTAATTGTGCATGGAGATTTCTTGAATAAGCTAAGTTACCCGAAGATTGAAACTGGCTGAGTTTAAAGCTTCATTAGCTTCAGGATTAAAAGATTGTAGTCCTGGATGGTTTTGGTTAACTATCTACTTATTGTGCAATAAGTCTCCAAACTGCTGTGAGGAGGAAGTTGATGAGGTAGGACAAGAGAATAGAGAGAAATGTGAAATCAGGGAGATTTCTTTGTGGTTTTTTGAAAGCAAAGATGGAATTGGCAAGGAGGGGATAATTGAGTAGAAAATACGAGAGCAGGGATGTTGTAGCTTGCTCAAACTGcccaagggggtggtgggggaaaagGACCATAATCTGAATGGAGCTTGCTGGTTTAAGGCAGTTTGCATGATTTTCAAAACTATGCATTGAAGTTTATCACTTAACAGGTGGTTTCAATTGCACAAAATGATAAACATGCCCTTCTAAGAAAAATAGTCAGATGCTGGAGAATTCAAAGTAGTAACTGTCTTTGGCAGCTATGAATGGAACTGCAATGGCCAATTGCACTCAAGTACCAAATAATAGTGTTAATTACTGGGCTAATCGCAACAATTCCATTAAATCATAGTTTATGGACATCATGATGTTGAAACAATACTGACCGTTTTTTCACTTTGTGGTATGGCTCCTGGGATTTAAACTATTCTCTTGGAGTAAGGTTGTGTGACACAGAATGTTTTTGATCTTGTTGCCCATCTTCTCCACTCAATACTTTAAGATTCCCAATACAAGAATTGCTTTTTGCTGAAACAATCCAAAAATCTGGCACTGACATAATGGACCATTTGTGTTGTAAACATGTGGTATAGTGCTATGGAAAGTGGATTATTAACTGCAGAGCTATAGGTTGTTCAGTCATACCCAGTGCACCCCCTAGGTTTGTCACTGGAAATGATTTTCAATCAGTGGCTTCCATCATTATTGTTAATGGATTGTTATACAACTGTCTATTTCTGCATGGGCTGTAACATGAACTTGCACTGCAATTGCACCACCTAGAGTTTCTGCTGTGTCATGCAAAAGCTCCCTTCATCTAATATCAACCCTGATCTATTGTTTAAAAACCATATTCACTACACTTTTTTTAGAAATTTACCATAAATCAAAATGTGCACTAAACATGAGGCTTTAGATCAAGGAGAATCTACAAAAGTGAAGCTCTCTTAGTTAGGACAGGAAATGTTAAGAGGACATCTGAAGGGCATTTAGCTTTGATAAAGTCAAGAGGAAAACTATTTCCACTAGTTGGTGAGTTGTTAGAATATAAATTGAAGATTAAGAGAATGATGGAATAGTTTTGTATGCAGGCTGTTATTAGAATATGGATTATCTCactgaaaatattggaaatggagTATGTAATGGATTTTAATAGGAATATGAATGAAACAATTGAAGCAATTGCCTCTTTGTGTTATAAATTTTAATAATTCTGAATACTGTTTCAAACAATTTTGTGACATATACAGAGAGCTCTGAGCAAGGATTCACCTTGAGTCCCTTTGTACTGTATCTGTTACAGTTCAAGCAAGATGTTTCATTTTAAGGGAGGACCTGTAACCAATACTCTTATCTCTTTTTTTTCTGGTTTCTTTTAAATCTTGTCAAGAAAAATCACACCCCAATGATGGGATTATTTAAAATACTTTATTTTGGCAGTAATCAATGTCTCCCCCAAACTGCCAGCCCGTGTCTAAATTGTGAAACTTAAGGAATGAGGGTAAAGCCACATACTTGCCTCGAACCATTATGCAATTACTGGATCTTAGTACAAATATCTGCACTTGTTGTGAATTTGGGAGGTCTGTGAAATGGTGAATAGCAGATTTTTAATTACATTGGGTTTTCTCTTGTTTTGACCATGATGGAAGGATCTTTTGCCCACTTGAGTGCAGTGGTTTGCTAAAGTTGATGCTTCCCTGTGTCTACTGGTGTTGAACTTTTCCATGCCTCATATTAACAGTATTCATAGGATGCACTTCATTGTTTTGAAAAGTGATTTCATTTCCCCCTAATTGTCCTTCAAGGGTCCTAAAGCATCTTCTCCTGCACCACCTCCATCGGGAGgaactctcccccctccacctcctggaCCACCTCCACCTTCAGAAACTTCTCTCTCGGACTCGACTAGTTCACGATCAGCTCTATTTGAAGACCTTAACAAGGGAGCAAGTGTTACAAGTAGTAAGTAATATACTGCATGTCTTGATACCTAATTTGAAATCACCACCCTAGTATAAATGGACCACAGTAACTTAAATCCAAAGATATTTCTGAATTCTGATAGTTGGACCATAAACAGAATAGACTGCACAAATGTAATGTTAACTTTAGGGCTTTCCTTTCTTTGAGAGGAAAAGCATAATTTTGATTTATTGGTGAGTTCATATAGTGTGGTATCCATTGGCTTTAAGAGAAGTAAAATGCACCTAAGTTGCTATATTCAGTAGAGGAGCAGTAAAGTGGAAGATTCTGTTGGTTCAGTAATGACGATGGAAATTTGAAAATATTTGCAGAGTTAACTTTTGGAAATTGTAATTCACTTGCAAAAACAGAAATGGAGAATGAATGAATTAATGTACTTTCACTTGGACATCTGTTTGAAAGAGTGCAAAGTGGTAAAGGAAAAgcactccaacagagacactccAACGATGCTGTATATAACTAAGACTGTAAATAAGAATTGCACACTTATGTTGTAGAGCAGCGTGTCCCAAATTGCAGCCCACTGACCACATCTGCCTCCCCTGCGCTCTAGCATTCTGGCCCATGAAGCCTCACTAACTCTATTTGTGGTTTTTATATTGATTTGTTGAATTTCCTGTAGCCACAATCTTTGGAAAAGGATGATTTAGTGCTAGTGCCTTATTCAGTAGATAACCTCAGTATCTTAATTTAGGATTTATCTGCAATATCTTGGGTGCTTGCAAATGGTTTGAAACATTGTGTGGTCCATGAGGCTCAATGATTGTGCACCAAAATGGCCTATGAAGACAAAGTTTGAGTACTTCTGCACTAGAGTGCTATTCTACAAATGGGGTTAAGATGCATACAGCTGGAGATGAGTGAAAATGTGAAGAAAAATATATCTTGGATTAAGCTGTAAGTGTCTGTTAATTCAGGACTGAAGCATGTGCCGGATAGCAATAAAACTCACAAGAACCCAACGTTAAGAGAAACAAGTGTATCTGTCCACACTGGTCCAAAGCCATTCAAAGCAGCTACTCCATCACCAAAGCCTGCAGCTAAGAAAGAGCCACCCATGCTTGAATTGGAAGGGAAGAAATGGAGAGTGGTGAGTCTTAAGTTAGACTGAATTGTAGTATCTTCTTGGATAATAACCTGTATGATTTCAGAAAGATTTTGAGAAGCTCCCCTAATGATCTAGTGGGTACAGGTATCACCAGTGTGGCACAATGCCATGTATCCAAGAGAATCCTTGGTTCAATTCCTAGTATTTGCTTGGATAGCTGATTTCAGCTGGAATAGGCTCCACCTGGCCTTGGCGCCCCTGAACTGAGTTAGGGAAAGGTCATCAATATTGCATCTCAATAGCTGTCCCTGTGACCCCAGTGTTGGTTTATCTGTGGATGCCTGATAGGGAGTTTAGGAGGGTTTTTCAGGGGCTGACAAAACTTGCAAAGACATGGAAGGGGCAAAATCTTAGAGATTTCATAAACCAGGATGAGAATATTAaacttggggtgggggtgggacctgGAATGTGGTGGTCAGCACATATGAGGGTGATGAGCAAATGGGACTTCATGCAAGGTGGGCTATGCAACAGAGCTTTGCGGGGACTAACATTTGTCGAGGACTGGAGATTAGCAAAGAGATTATTGGAGCAATTGAGCCCAAGATAACAGTGGCATGAATGAGACAGTAGATGGACTTGAAGCAGGGGCAGgatgtgaatttaaaaataaatatgaaaatcAGCTAAACTTTAATTCCTGATGAGTTCACTTAACTGAGCTAGGTTGGCAATCGGGTCATTAAGTTCAAGTGAAAAAATTGGTCAGGGTCCCTGGGCCTGATTATCAAGATTTAGCAACTGGAAGTTTGCATCAGTGGAAGACTGAACTATATGATGCGATTCAACTGTGCTGCACCCATGATAATCACTGTCAAGACTTTTCACTTGAATAATGACCACTTGGATGAAGTGCCAGAGGGTATCAGTAATGGAAGGGAAAAGAAACAAAGGGCAATGATGGTTTAAAAAGATTGACAGCATTTGTGAAtattttgggtggggtgggggaaaggttgAATTGGGATCTTCTGGTAATCATGAACTCTGCATCTTACAAATGTTCTTTTGACAGTTTTTTCCCATTACCACCATGAACTTCTTCATTTCAGAAGTATCTTTGAGCACTGGTAGATCAGCCAGCAATTTAACTAGCATTCATGCATGAGTGAAATAATGAATGAGTAAACAAGCATCCTTCAATATATGAGATCACTTTAAAATTAATCCCTCACTGTCTTTTAGTTATCTGAAAGATTTGAATTGTTCCCTGCTTGTAGGAAAACCAAGAGAATGCCAGTAACTTGGTGATTCAGGACACAGAGTTGAAGCAGGTCGTATATGTGTACAAGTGTGTAAGCAGCACCCTTAATGTCAAAGGcaagatcaactctatcattgtTGGTAAGCAGAAATGAGCGAAGATTAGATCTTTAAGATTAATACTTCATTTTTCCCAGTATTAGGACTGCTGCAGCTCAATGATCATAAAATTTCTGGTGGCTTGGTCTACTTTCCTTTCATCAGGCAAGCAAATTAATTGACTAAATCGTGACTTACATCTCATTCAGTTGCTAATGCTGTATCTCTTAGATTTTGTTAGACTTCTGATAATTCAAAACAAAACTTGAATGCAATGTTTATTCATCTTCCTTTGGACCTTCCCTCACATTCTTTGGAAGGAAACACAGCTTGCTATGTGTGCTGTAATTCATCACTAGGAGTGGCCCAGCTGCAGACTCAGGTGACTTCTCCCCAATTCCCCCTTGTTGCAGGAAAACCTGGTATCTCTGCTGTGACAAATGTATTGTAAATTTGTCTGTATTTGCTGTATTCCGTTTTCAAATTTAACCTGATCAAATGAAAAGCTTGCATATGATTTTTCTTCATATCACACCATActtctgtttatcatttctttAGTCTCTGGGCCACTCAACCACATACTGCAGTTTCTTTTTATATTTAATCCAAATACTAATTTGAAGTATGCCAACATTCATAATGGTCACCTTGGTAACAAAAAAACCTCACTTATACTTCAGTATGCTTGTCCAATGAGTAACTCAGCCATGCAGGTGAGGAAATTTCAAGGTTCAATCCTTGCCATCTGGTGAATTAGCTGAGCTTAGCCAAAGCATCTTTAGGGGATATGCAGGGCTTTATTAATGGAATCAATTACATAATCAATATTTAGAGAAAAATGAAGCACCTTTGTATCTATCTATTCCTGACCAGATTGTGTGGCTTATAAAATGCAAACGCTAATGAGATTTCATGGTatttgtaatgaggcagatttttaTAGCCTAACACATTGTTGCTTTTTGTTTTACAGATAACTGTAAGAAAATGGGTCTAGTTTTTGATAATGTTGTTGGAATTGTGGAGATCATAAATTCCAGGGATGTGAAAATTCAGGTAATTGAAGCAGGGGAGGAGAAAAATAACTGAGCATTCTAATCAGAACAAAACAACAGCTTTCGACACAGGAATTGAACATTGCAGGAAACAACAGCAGTTTTTAATGAGGGGCAACTTAGTTTGTTCTGTAATATATGCAAACATTTAGGCCAAGGGGTTAAAAGGAATTACTATTCACAATCGCAGGACTTCCTAAAGAcactgaagtttttttttgaaagtcTAAATCACTGTGTAATTGCAATGTGGGAGACAtgacagccagtttgtgcacagtaaggctccacaaacagtgatgtgataacgaccagaatttattttttgtgatgttgattgaagattAAATATTCACCAGGggtaacttctctgcttttcttcAGAATATGCCATGGGATCTTGTCCACTTGAGAGGCAGATAGGGCCTCTGTTTAAGATCTTAGCTGAAAGATGGCATTTCTGATAGTACAGCATTCCTTCGGTACGGCAGTGGGAGCGTCAGGCTAGATTTCTGTGCTCCTGtcgctggagtggaacttgaacccaaaacCACCATATTGAGGCAAAAGTGCTATCAATTGAGCCATTGCTGACACCTAATAAAATGTAGTTTAGGTTAAATTGATTGAAGCATGCTGTAATACATGACATCCGttattgtcatgactcactggggatagtgcgctgcaaaATCAAGCACCACTGTTCCCCAAGCcccgacaaatgtgaaaagcttgatcaaaccacctaattgtttaatttaggttaacagaataagTGTACCAGTTTTGTAAacttaagtaaataactgtttattgaacaaattgtctttaaccagtggcaaaagaaagaaatatgagcagctaacttctaacactataacttaaactctaccccctttttttatccctatgctcacacatacaagacacacacacaaaaaatggattttaagggtgggataaaatgtTTCAGTAGCACcagttctggagtacaggatttgatgggttgattttgatgtcttccaaattcctttcagttctctGACACAATGTGgtcttcccagcactttcagtctttagttcactggttgagcacttgcttttcgatgtctctaacagtgactttctcctttgcctcttgacaggggtttttttttttagagAGAGAGccggttatagagataggggaaataaaaacagctagctattgtagaattactggaattctACGCACATGAAaggttttgggttttttttgGGCAAGGAGCtttttctgctgcactgctctctctctcaaaccctggcgacctggttaggagccaattaaaatgttgttgccaggcagtttcctgttagaccagactcctcctcgGCACCATCCTGTATTTCAttgcactctgttccaggacagcaacattataTATATCCCTTGCACTgctccagtagacatgtctttcaaactgcagtcattgtaattttaatccacagcccaacagaaattttttaaaaaaaaatgttctttacaTGCCTCTACCCTTAAGAGATGAAGTGCCATTTCAAAAATGCATTTCATCACAAGGCATGTGACAAAACATTAGCCTTGCTTCCATTCATCCCAGCTGCCACCACCatacaatcttcagcatttcttacccctttaacttatttCCGTGTT
The nucleotide sequence above comes from Carcharodon carcharias isolate sCarCar2 chromosome 19, sCarCar2.pri, whole genome shotgun sequence. Encoded proteins:
- the cap1 gene encoding adenylyl cyclase-associated protein 1; protein product: MANMETLVQRLEKAVSRLETMEQSGRRGAGSDVAGCGSDELAPFVEAFDELLDGPVATYLKLSKEIGGDVGEHANMVTEAVKMERAFLVTASKCQQPPVNELTQLLQPLSNKILQIQEFREKKRASKQFNHLSAISESIPGLGWLAIAPKPGPYVKEMTDAATFYTNRVLKEYKDTDKKHVEWVKAYISFWTELQAYIKANHTTGLSWSKTGPKASSPAPPPSGGTLPPPPPGPPPPSETSLSDSTSSRSALFEDLNKGASVTSRLKHVPDSNKTHKNPTLRETSVSVHTGPKPFKAATPSPKPAAKKEPPMLELEGKKWRVENQENASNLVIQDTELKQVVYVYKCVSSTLNVKGKINSIIVDNCKKMGLVFDNVVGIVEIINSRDVKIQVLGKVPTISINKTDGCHIYLSKDSLSCEIVSAKSSEMNVLVPINDDFVEHPIPEQFKTVWNGKKLETTVTEISC